The window CCTCGAGGAAGCGCTCGAGGTCGGCGGCCTGTGATTGGATGGCCGCGGCGTCCTGGGTCGGCTGGATGGCAAGGCGGATGGTGGTGGCGCCCCCGTTGGAGCCGTTCGTGGCCGATGGCAGGGGCCCCAGGCACCCGGCCAGGACGAGCGTTCCGACGGCGATCGAGCACAGGATCATCTTCTGTCGCATGGGCATACCTTCCGCGCGATTTCGGCATGCCGAAACCAGCCGGTCGGCCGCGTAATAACGCCGTAATATTTGAAGTTTCGGCTCGCCGAAACCTCCAGGTTCGCCATTGTGGCCTCGGAACGTCCCCCAAAGCGCTAGTACCGTCCCGCCGCGTGCTCCGCACGATGGGCGAGGACTCGCCGACGCCCGGCTGGGCGATCCGCCGCCTGTACGCCGGCCCCAGCGTGGAGATCTGGGAAGACATCGACGCCGTCGTGCACATCCGGCGAAAGGGCGATTTCCTGCTCGAAGACGCGCGGAAGTACGCCGAAGTCCTCGAACCGTACCTCTCGCGCGACCCGCTGCTCGTGCTCGCCGACGCGCGCGAGGGCGGCGAGGAGTCGATCGAGGTCCGCCTGACCTACTACGGCATGGCGCGAAAAGTGCGCCGCGCGCGCGTGGCGGTGCTCGGAGAAGCGTACCACCGCGCGCTGCTCGTCGCGATCCACGCGCTTGCGCCGCAGATCGAATTCGAGTTCTTCCAGGAGGAGCTGGAGGCGCTGGAATGGCTCCTCGCGCCGCCGGGAAAGCCCGCCGAAGGCGCGAGCCGTTGGCGCCTTGCCCGCGCCTAAGGGGCCTCGAGATCGGTCTCCTCGGCCCGGAACGCGCGCCCGTCCCACCGCCACGCTCCCCACGCTTCCGAAGGCGCCAGCCACACGACGAGGTACGAGCCGCCCGGCCAGTTGGCGCGCGCCGCGTCGGCTTCGCTGGGTCCCGGCGGTCCCCGCGGATGCGAATGGTACACGCCAAGCGCTTCGAGCGAAAGCTCGTCCTCGATGCGAAGGATCGTGCGGAGCTGGTCCTCCGGATGGAGGACGTATTCGAACGCGGGCGAGGACGAGGCGTTGCGGCAGGGGAACGCGCGATGGATCTCGCGCGCGCCGCCGGCGTCTTCGCGGCCGGCGAGCAGCCCGCAGGCTTCGCGGGGCGCGTCCCGTCGCGCGTGCGCGAGGATCTCCTGCACGACGGAGCGGGCGATGCGCAGCAACGGCACGCGAGGCGCGCGCGGGGGCAAAAAAGGTTTTATGACCCTAAAACCAAAGTCGATCGAAAAGGGGAGGGGCGGGGGCTCCCGAGGGAGCCCCCGGCGGATCGTGTGCGCCGCCTTCGCGCGGGCGAGGGCGGCGCGAGTGGAAACCGCTCTAGGCGCGGATCTTGAGGCGGGGGCGCGTGGCGACCGTGCCCTCGACGTACTCCTCGTCGGCGTCGGCCGCTTCGTTCGCCTCGTGCTCGAGGCGCGCGTAGCGTTCGGCGCTGCGCTTGCGCAGGCGGTGGGGCGTGCGCACGACGACGATGGCGCCCGTGATCATGAGCGCGAAGCCTGCCAGCACCGGCAGGAAGTCACCAAAGCCCGCGTAGCTCTGCATCATCGTGCCGCCGATCCAGATGAACAGCAGCATGACGGCGAGGATTCCGATCTCGTGGACGACGTCCAACACTTTCTCGGTTGCTCCCAAACGAGTCACCGCACCGAGCTTTGTCCGTCGGGGTCCATATGATGTTGCGGCGGGACACAGGGAAGGCGAGCGCTCCGTGCGCTTCCCCGTTTGCCCGAAACGCCCGATGTTCCCTTTTTCCCCCGGGTCGAAGCCTTCAAGCCCGGCGCCCGGCCTGCCCCTCCGATGGACCCCGGACGCGGTCGGTTCGTGCTGCTTGCCGTGGGTGCCGTTCTCCTTGCTTGGGGCATCACGAGCGCGGCGGACGCGTGGGCCGGCGGCGCGCCGG of the Candidatus Thermoplasmatota archaeon genome contains:
- a CDS encoding STAS/SEC14 domain-containing protein, which codes for MLRTMGEDSPTPGWAIRRLYAGPSVEIWEDIDAVVHIRRKGDFLLEDARKYAEVLEPYLSRDPLLVLADAREGGEESIEVRLTYYGMARKVRRARVAVLGEAYHRALLVAIHALAPQIEFEFFQEELEALEWLLAPPGKPAEGASRWRLARA
- a CDS encoding M67 family metallopeptidase, with amino-acid sequence MLRIARSVVQEILAHARRDAPREACGLLAGREDAGGAREIHRAFPCRNASSSPAFEYVLHPEDQLRTILRIEDELSLEALGVYHSHPRGPPGPSEADAARANWPGGSYLVVWLAPSEAWGAWRWDGRAFRAEETDLEAP